ATGCGCGACGCCGCCGTCGCCGAGCACGAGGACAACTTCTGGCCCTACCCGATGTCCAATCGAACGAAGTACCGCAACTCGCGGATCACCCGGGAGAACGGCGCCCCCTGGTCCTGGGACATGGCGAGCTCGATTCACGGCGCCGAGGCGATCAAGGATGCCGGCATCCCCGCCTACCACCTCCTGGGCTGGTATGACCAGTACGCCACCCAGCAGGCCCTGATGTACGAGAACCTCAAACCGGGTCCGCAGAAGATGACCATCGGTCCCTGGCCTCACTCGGCCGGCATCGGCGGAGTGGTACACAGGGCCGAGATCCTGCGCTGGTTCGACTACTGGCTGAAGGGTATCGACAACGGCATCATGGACGAAAAGCCGGTCCACTACTACCTGATGCGCGGCAACAACACGGTGCCGCAGAGCCCGGGGCAGGACCTGAGCCGGGACGAGATCGAAGCCGAGGACGGCAGGCGGTGGAAGGCGACCGCGCAGTGGCCGCCGCGCAAAGCCAAGGCGGAGAAGTACTTCTTTGGGGACGGCGACTCGGGAACCGTGGCTTCGGTCAACGATGGCCGCCTCGGCACCGAGAAACCGAGCAAAAAGAGGGCACGCGACAGGTACAAGGTCGACTTCACCGCGAGCATGGGCAGCTACTCGCGTTGGATGACCGGCTACGGCGTCGAGCGCGACGATCCGCCGGGTACGACCTTCTACGACGAACGAACCTCGGAAGACGAAAAAGCGCTCACCTACACCTCTGAGCCGATGGAGAGGAACTGGGCCGTCGTCGGTTATCCCGTCGTCCATCTCTGGGTCACCTCGACCCAGAAGGACGGCGATTTCTTCGTCTACCTGGAGGAGATAGACGCCGAAGGCAACGCCCACTACGTAACCGAAGGCATGCTTCGGGCGGCCTTCCGCAGCGTCGCCGAGTCGCCATGGGACAACTTCGGCCTGCCCTTTCACCCCTGCCGGAAGAAGGATCGACTCAAGCTATCCAAAAAGGAGCCGGTTGAGCTCGTGTTCGACCTCATGGGCACTGCCATCGTGATCGATGAAGGGCACCGCCTCAGGGTCACCGTCGCCGGTGCCGACGGTCCCAACCACGACCTCTATCCGAATGCCGGAAAGGCGCCCAGGGTTACCGTCTACCGCGACCGCACTCACAGCTCCTACATCGAGCTGCCGATGATGAAGGTGAAATAGAGCTAGGCCGAGGTATCGGCGGGGACCCCTACCGTACTCAGAAATACCGTGGCGAAATCCCGCCGTCGAGGAGCGAGCCTCGGTCA
This is a stretch of genomic DNA from bacterium. It encodes these proteins:
- a CDS encoding CocE/NonD family hydrolase yields the protein MKQGTLGRDRGAKVSWPAALATAAAILTTLSISLPSISNAQISAFGRYSGYSEPIFDDWTRHAEYVPMLDGTLLAVNYFLPTVNGHEPTEPLPVILVYTRYLRAWEEGGQVVTMVDEYSFLQEILRHGYVLALANARGTGSSFGFRNGEFSAEETADVYEIVEWLAAQEWSDGHIGMWGRSYSGMTTYHAATQAPPHLDAIVAEMAGPVLYDFIYQGGAYKKDFMQVWTNIVWRMDTGRANLPARVDEDTDGSMRDAAVAEHEDNFWPYPMSNRTKYRNSRITRENGAPWSWDMASSIHGAEAIKDAGIPAYHLLGWYDQYATQQALMYENLKPGPQKMTIGPWPHSAGIGGVVHRAEILRWFDYWLKGIDNGIMDEKPVHYYLMRGNNTVPQSPGQDLSRDEIEAEDGRRWKATAQWPPRKAKAEKYFFGDGDSGTVASVNDGRLGTEKPSKKRARDRYKVDFTASMGSYSRWMTGYGVERDDPPGTTFYDERTSEDEKALTYTSEPMERNWAVVGYPVVHLWVTSTQKDGDFFVYLEEIDAEGNAHYVTEGMLRAAFRSVAESPWDNFGLPFHPCRKKDRLKLSKKEPVELVFDLMGTAIVIDEGHRLRVTVAGADGPNHDLYPNAGKAPRVTVYRDRTHSSYIELPMMKVK